The Micromonospora siamensis genome contains the following window.
CGTGGAGTACTACGAGGAGCTCTTCTCCTCGGTCAAGAAGGCGTACCCGCAGCTGGCCATCCACTCGATCGGCCCGAGCGAGATCCTGCACATGGCCAAGGTGTCCGGGGTGAGCCTGGACGAGGCCATCGCCCGGATCAAGGCCGCCGGGCTGGACTCGATCGCCGGCGCCGGCGCGGAGATGCTGCCCGAGCGGCCGCGCCGGGCGATCGCCCCGCTCAAGGAGTCCGGCGAGCGGTGGCTGGAGGTCATGGAGCTGGCCCACCGGCAGGGGGTCGAGTCGACCGCCACGATGATGATGGGCACCGGCGAGACCGCCGCCGAGCGGATCGAGCACCTGCGGATGATCCGCGACGTGCAGGACCGCACCCGGGGCTTCCGCGCCTTCATCCCGTGGACGTACCAGCCCGAGAACAACCACCTCAAGGGCCGCACCCAGGCCACCACCCTGGAATACCTCCGACTGGTCGCGGTGGCCCGGCTCTTCTTCGAGACCGTGCCGCACCTCCAGGCGTCCTGGCTGACCACCGGCAAGGACGTCGGCCAGCTCTCCCTGCACATGGGCGTCGACGACCTGGGCTCGATCATGCTGGAGGAGAACGTCATCTCCTCGGCCGGCGCCCGACACCGCTCCAACCTGCACGAGCTGATCGGCATGATCCGCACCGCCGGCCGGGTCCCGGCCCAGCGGGACACGCTCTACAACCGGCTGGCCGTGCACTGGACGCCGGCGGACGACCCGAGCGACGACCGGGTGGTCTCCCACTTCTCCTCCATCGCCCTGCCCGGTGGCGGAGTGGGCAAGGCCCTTCCGCTGGTCGACGCGCGCTGACGCCAGGCCCCGGCCACGGGGCACCGCAGCCCGCCGAACATCGCTATGGTCCCCGTCGTACCGCCCCAGTGCCACCGGCCGGCCGTCGCCCACGCCGAGCCATGGCGCCGACGCGGGTGACGGTGACGGGCAGGGCGGCGGCGACGGCAACGGTGGTGGCACCCTGCCGCTGACCGGCGCGCCGGCCGTGATGATCGGGGCCGTCGGCGCCGGCGTGCTGCTGGCCGGTGGGGCCATGCTGATGGTCGCCCGGCGGCGCCGGGTGGTGCTGGTGAGCCCCGGCGACGAGGAGTCGACGGACTGAGGGGGTCGGGCCGGCCGCGGGGCAGGAACGCCGCCGCACCGGGTGGTCTCCGGATCCACGCAGGTCACAGCCTGGAAACGCTTACGCGTGGGGGCTGGTGCGGGATCGCCGCCCGTCGCTAATGTGCCGGCTCGTAGCACCGCCCCCCCGGAGCCGACCAGGGCGGCGAGGCAGGTCCTCCATCGGCCCAGGCGGGCCGTTCACATAACGCACGGCAGCGGGAGCGGGACGACATCGTCCCGCTCCCGCTGTTTCCCGGGGTGGACGTCCCTTGGGAAGGCACCGGCGAAACCCGGGCGGCGGTCCTGGCGTAGCGGGACCGGCTTCGATAGCGTCCCTCGGGTTCCGCACTTTCCGTCCCTTACCCCGGGGGATCGATGATCTTCGCAAACCGCTCGGCGCTGGCGCGTGCCGGTGCCGCAGCCCTGCTCGCCGTCGGTGGCCTCACCGCCGCGGCCACACCCGCCGTCGCAGCGGCGCCGACCGTCCCCGCACCCGCCGGCGCCGCAGCCGGCGAGGCCGACCTGGCCCTGGTGCCGCTGAGCACCAAGCTGGCCGTGGGCGTCCGCGAGGCGCGGGCCAAGCCCTTCAAGTTCACCGTGGACAACACCCGAGGCGCGGCCGACGCCCGGGGCGTGACGTACACGGTGGACGTCAGCAACCTCGACCCCGACCGGGTCGGCTACCTGCTCGACCCGGACTGCGCCGTCGCGCGGGACGGCGACAGCTTCACCTGCCCGCTCGGCGACCTCGCCGCCGGCACCAGCGAGGACTTCGCGGTCCCGCTGTTCAGCACCGGCGGCCGGGGTGAGGCCGGCAGCCTCACCGTCACGATCGGCTCGGCCACCGCCGACCAGGAACTCGGCGACAACACCGTCGACGTGGACATCGAGGTGACCGAGGCCGGCTACGACCTGACCGCCTGGGCCCAGGACGTCTACGCCGACGCGGTGGTCGACGGCGACGATGCCGGCGAGAACGCCCTGCGTGGGGTCCGGCCGGGGGACACCGCGCCCCTGGACTGGGTGGTCTACAACGCCGGCAGCCGCGCTACGACCGGCGTCTTCTACGGCATCACCCTGCCCGCCGGGGTCACCTTCGCCGAGCTGCCGTCCGGCTGCGTACGCCAGGAGATCGGCGGTCTCGCCCAGGCGTTCTGCCAGGACGACGCCGTCGTGCTGCGGCCGGGCGAGTTCTACACCGACACCGTCCGGGTGACCGTGGACGCGCGGGTCGACGACCCGGTGCTGCGGATCGGCAACCTCTTCGCCGTCGGCCTGGACGGCGTCTCGGCCGCCCGGGCCACCGCCAAGCAGCGGCCGCGGGTTGCCACGAAGGAGCAGCGCCGCACGTTCGCCGAGGTGGACGAGGGGGACAACAGCACGGTGTTCGACGTCTTCGTCGACCTCTCCGCCGAGCCGACCACCGGCCCGACCGGCGAGCCGACCCCGACGGCGACGGCGACCCCGACGGTCGCCCCGACCGGCACGCCGACCGCCTCGCCGACGGTCGCGCCGACCGGCCAGCCGACCGTCGCGCCCACCGGTCAGCCGACCACGGCCCCGGGCACCGGCGGTGACGGTGGTGGCTCCGGCTCCGACGACGGTGGGCTGCCGGTGACCGGTGTGCAGGCCGGCCTGATCGGCGGCATCGGCCTCGCGGTGCTGGCCGCCGGCGGGGCGCTGCTGCTGCTCGCCCGCCGCCGACGGGTGGTGCTCGTCACCCCGGGTGACGAGACGTCGACCGACTGATCCGTACGCGGAGGACGGGGGCGCGGTGGTCACCACCGCGCCCCCGTTCGCGTCCCGGCGACCCACCCGGCGTACGGGCGCGGGCGGCTGGCAGAGTGGAGGGGTGAGCCGTACCCCGCAGGGCCAGCGCGCCAGCCTGGACAAGCAGCCGCACGAGGTCGCCGCGATGTTCGACGGCGTGGCGGCTCGCTACGACCTGACCAACACGGTGCTCTCCTTCGGGCAGGACCGGTTCTGGCGCCGGGCCACCCGGGCGGCCCTCGGCCTGCGCCCCGGTGAGCGGGTGCTGGACGTCGGCGCGGGCACCGGCGTGTCGACCGAGGAACTGGCCCACTCCGGCGCGTACGCGGTCGGCGCTGACCTCTCGCTCGGCATGCTGCACGCCGGCAAGCGGAGTCGTCCGCACGTCCCGCTGCTGGCCGGGGACGCGCTGCGGCTGCCGTTCGCCGACGCGAGCTTCGACGCGGTGACCATCTCCTTCGCCCTGCGCAACGTGTCGGACACCGACGCGGCGCTGCGTGAGCTGGCCCGGGTCACCCGCCCCGGCGGGCGGCTGGTGGTGTGCGAGTTCAGCACCCCGGTCAATCCGGCGTTCCGGACCGTCTACCTGTCGTACCTGATGCGCTCGTTGCCGGCGGTCGCCCGCGCGGTGTCCAGCAACCCCGACGCGTACGTCTACCTGGCCGAGTCGATCCGGGCCTGGCCGGACCAGCGGGCCCTGGCGGCGCGGGTCGGCGCGGCCGGGTGGGGCCGGGTCGGCTGGCGGAACCTCACCGGGGGAGTGGTGGCGCTGCACCGCGCGACCCGCGACTGAACCCTCCCCGGATGAGAGTTGCCTGGACATCCTGCGAAATACGATGCATTTGTCCTTTTTGTCCCCGTAAGCTCGGCGCATGACGCGAGCAGACGAGGCGCCCGGCGCGACGGACGAGGACGCCGCCGAACTCATCGCCCAGCTCCGCGCGCTGGCCGGAGCCGATCCGGCCGACGTCCGGCAGGTCGTCGCCGAGGTGTTGGCGGCGCTGGACCGGGTCGCCGGGGGCGCGCTGCGCGAGCACCTGCCGGAGGCGATCCGGATCGACGCCGGACTGGACCCGGTGACGCCCCGTCACGGCTGACGCCGCAGTGGACGCTCACCCGCCGTCACCTCGGCCGGTTAGGCCCACCTAACCCGGCCGGCATATGACGTCGGTCATAGACTCCAACCCGATCGGCTTGTGAAGCATTTCACGAGCATGCGGGAGGAGGCGCAGATGACCGCGGTGGAGAACGACGCCGACGTGATCGTCGTGGGCGCCGGTCCCGGAGGATCGGCGACCGCATACCACCTGGCGCGGCACGGCGTACGCGTGCTGCTGCTGGAGAAGACCGAGTTCCCCAGGGAGAAGGTCTGCGGCGACGGGTTGACCCCGCGCGCCGTACGACAGCTCATCCGGATGGGCGTGGACACCTCGCCCGAGGCCGGCTGGCTGCAGAACAAGGGCCTACGGGTGATCGGCGGCGGGGTACGCCTGGAACTGGACTGGCCCGACCTGGCCAGCTTCCCCAACTACGGCCTGGTCCGTACCCGGCTCGACTTCGACGACCTGCTCGCCCAGCGCGCGGTCGCCGCCGGGGCGAAGCTGCGGACCGGCGTGAACGTGCTGGGTCCGGTGCTCGACGCCGACGACCGGGTGATCGGGGTGCAGGCCGAGGTGGGCCCGGACAAGGAGCCGGCCAGCTTCCACGCGCCGCTGGTGGTCGCCGCGGACGGCGTGTCCGGCCGGTTCCCGCTCGCCCTCGGGCTCGCCAAGCGGGAGGACCGGCCGATCGGCGTCGCGGTCCGCCGCTACTACAAGTCACCCGCGAAGCACGACGACGACTACCTGGAGTCGTGGCTGGAGCTGCGGGCCAAGGGCAGCGACGCGCTGCTGCCGGGCTACGGCTGGATCTTCGGCCTCGGCGACGGCCGGGTGAACGTCGGCCTGGGCGTGCTGAACTCCTCGTCGGCGTTCGGCAGGACGAACTACCGGCGGCTGCTCACCGACTGGTTGGCCAACACCCCGGAGGACTGGGGGATGACCGACGAGACGAACGCGGAAGGGCCGATCCTCGGCGCCGCGCTGCCGATGGGCTTCAACCGGGTCCCGCACTACACCCGCGGGGTGCTGCTGGTCGGCGACTCCGGCGGCATGGTCAACCCGTTCAACGGTGAGGGCATCGCGTACGCGATGGAGTCCGGTGAGCTGGCGGCCGAGGTCGCGGTGCAGGCGCTGGCCCGGCCGGCCGGCCCGGAGCGGGAGCGGGCGCTGATGGCGTACCCGCAGGAGCTGAAGGCCCGGTTCGGCGGCTACTACCGGCTCGGCGGGATCTTCGTGAAGCTGATCGGCCGTCCGGAGGTGATGCGGATGGCGACCAAGCACGGCATGCCGCACCCGATGCTGATGCGCTTCGTGCTCAAGCTGCTGGCCAACCTGACCGACCCGCGCGGCGGGGACGCGATGGATCGGGTCATCAATGCGATGACGAAGGCGGCCCCGGCCGTGTAGGGCTGTCACCGCCGCCGTCCCGGCGTGCGGAGAGATCGACCCCCGCTGACGGAGGTCACGAGGGACGTGAATAGTGTGATTTTGGTCAAGCACCGAGGGCAGGGAAGGACGAGCAGGAGACAACGATGACGCTCTCGCCTTACGCACCGATCATCGGGCTGTTCGCCCTCGCCGCGGCGTTCGCGCTGTTCTCGGTGGCAGCCGCCCGCTTCGCCGGTCCCCGGCGGTTCAACAAGGCCAAGCTCGAGGCCTACGAGTGTGGCATCGAGCCGAGCCCGCAGCCGGTGGGCGGCGGCCGGTTCCCGATCAAGTTCTACCTGACGGCGATGCTCTTCATCGTCTTCGACATCGAGATCATCTTCCTCTACCCCTGGGCGGTCTCGTTCGACGCCCTGCCGATCTTCGGCTTCGTGGAGATGGTCCTGTTCATCGTCGCGGTCTTCGTCGCATACGCCTACGTCTGGCGGCGCGGCGGCCTGGACTGGGACTGAGGGAGGTACGTCAGATGGGCATCGAGGAGAAGCTCCCCGCCGGCGTCCTGCTCACCTCCGTGGAGAAGCTGGTCAACTGGTCGCGGAAGTCGTCCGTCTGGGGCGCCACCTTCGGCCTGGCCTGCTGCGCCATCGAGATGATGGCCGCCGGTGGTCCGCACTACGACATGGGCCGCTGGGGCATGGAGGTCTTCCGGGCCTCGCCGCGGCAGGCGGACCTGATGATCGTGGCCGGCCGGGTGAGCCAGAAAATGGCTCCGGTGCTGCGCCAGATCTACGACCAGATGGCCGAGCCCCGCTGGGTCATCTCGATGGGCGTCTGCGCCAGCAGCGGCGGCATGTTCAACAACTACGCCATCGTGCAGGGCGTGGACCACGTCGTCCCGGTCGACATGTACCTCCCGGGCTGCCCGCCCAGGCCGGAGATGCTCATCGACGCGGTCCTCAAGCTCCGCGAGAAGATCATGTACGAGCCGCTGGGCGCGAACGGCCGCAAGATGCTCGAGGCCCGCAAGGCGCGCGGTGACGTCCCCGTGGTCCCGTACGGCTCGATGCCGTCGTCGTACCGCAACGACAAGGCCCGGCGTGCCGAGTGGACGAAGGCGGTCCGCGAGGGGCGCGAGGAGCAGCTCCGGATCGAGAACTGGATGAAGGCGCAGAACCACCTCCACCCGTCCGGGGGCATCAAGTGACCGCACCGAACGACAGGAACGACAACGCCGGCGTACCGGTGCCGGTCACCCCGGCCGGCGCGAGCAGCACCGCCCCCGCGGAGTACCCGCCGGCCAGCCCGGCCGGCCGGGGCATGTTCGGCATCCAGGGCAGCGGCGACGTCTCCGGCTTCGGCGGTCTGGTCCGCCAGCGCAAGCCGATCGAGGAGACCCCCCGGCCGTACGGCGGCTACTTCGACGAGGTCCGGGACGCGCTCGAGGAGGCGTACCCGCAGTTCGGCGAGGCGATCGAGAAGGTCGTCGTCGACCGGGGCGAGCTGACCCTGCACGTCCGTCCGGAGCGGATCGCCGAGGTCTGCCAGGTGATGCGGGACGACATGGCGCTCCGCTTCGAGCTCTGCTCCTCGGTGTCCGGCGTGGACTACCTGGGCGCCGACGAGCGGCGGCTGCACGTGGTCTACCAGCTCACCTCGATGACCTACCGGCGGAGGGTCCGGCTGGAGGCCGCCGTCTCGCCCGACGCGCCGCACCTGCCGAGCGTCACCGCCGTCTACCCGACCGCCGACTGGCAGGAGCGGGAGGCGTACGACATGTTCGGCGTCGTCTTCGACGGCCACCCCAACCTGACCCGGATCCTCATGCCGGACGACTGGGAGGGCCACCCGCAGCGCAAGGACTACCCGCTCGGCGGCGTCCCCGTCGAGTACAAGGGCGCGGAGATTCCCCCGCCGGACCGACGGAGGTCGTACCAGTGACGACGTCGAACTACGCCACCGAGCGCGAGACCACCGAGGGCAAGGTCTTCACCGTCACCGGTGGAGACTGGGACCAGGTCGTCTCCGGTACCGACCCGATCAGCGACGAGCGGATCGTGGTCAACATGGGTCCGCAGCACCCGTCCACGCACGGCGTGCTGCGGCTGATCCTGGAGCTGGAGGGCGAGACGGTCCGGGAGGCCCGCTCGGTCGTCGGCTACCTGCACACCGGCATCGAGAAGAACCTCGAATACCGCAACTGGGTCCAGGGCTCGACGTTCGTGACCCGGATGGACTACCTCTCCCCGATCTTCAACGAGACGGCGTACGCGCTCGCGGTGGAGAAGCTGCTCGGCATCACCGACGACATCACCGAGCGGGCCAACACCATCCGGGTGCTCATGATGGAGCTGAACCGGATCTCGTCGCACCTGGTCTGGCTGGCCACCACCGGCATGGAGCTCGGTGCGATCAACATGATGCTGTACGGCTTCCGCGAGCGGGAGTACATCCTCGAGATCTTCGAGATCATCACCGGCCTGCGGATGAACCACGCGTACGTCCGCCCGGGCGGGGTGGCGCAGGACGTGCCGGACGACGCGATCGTCAAGATCCGCAAGTTCCTTGACCTGATGCCGAAGAAGCTCAAGGAGTACGAGAACCTCCTCTCCGGCCAGCCGATCTGGCTGGAGCGTACGCAGCACGTGGCGGTGCTGGACGTGACCGGCTGCCTGGCGCTGGGCGTGACCGGCCCGGTGCTGCGCTCCGCCGGGCTGGCCTGGGACCTGCGCA
Protein-coding sequences here:
- the mqnC gene encoding cyclic dehypoxanthinyl futalosine synthase, coding for MTVSREIDDILQRGADGGRITPEEALLLYTEAPFHALGEAADAVRRRRYPDNVVTYLIDRNINYTNVCVTACKFCAFYRAPKHKEGWTHPTEEILRRCGEAVELGATQVMLQGGHHPDYGVEYYEELFSSVKKAYPQLAIHSIGPSEILHMAKVSGVSLDEAIARIKAAGLDSIAGAGAEMLPERPRRAIAPLKESGERWLEVMELAHRQGVESTATMMMGTGETAAERIEHLRMIRDVQDRTRGFRAFIPWTYQPENNHLKGRTQATTLEYLRLVAVARLFFETVPHLQASWLTTGKDVGQLSLHMGVDDLGSIMLEENVISSAGARHRSNLHELIGMIRTAGRVPAQRDTLYNRLAVHWTPADDPSDDRVVSHFSSIALPGGGVGKALPLVDAR
- a CDS encoding LPXTG cell wall anchor domain-containing protein, whose protein sequence is MAEWARPFRWSTRADARPRPRGTAARRTSLWSPSYRPSATGRPSPTPSHGADAGDGDGQGGGDGNGGGTLPLTGAPAVMIGAVGAGVLLAGGAMLMVARRRRVVLVSPGDEESTD
- a CDS encoding PT domain-containing protein, producing the protein MIFANRSALARAGAAALLAVGGLTAAATPAVAAAPTVPAPAGAAAGEADLALVPLSTKLAVGVREARAKPFKFTVDNTRGAADARGVTYTVDVSNLDPDRVGYLLDPDCAVARDGDSFTCPLGDLAAGTSEDFAVPLFSTGGRGEAGSLTVTIGSATADQELGDNTVDVDIEVTEAGYDLTAWAQDVYADAVVDGDDAGENALRGVRPGDTAPLDWVVYNAGSRATTGVFYGITLPAGVTFAELPSGCVRQEIGGLAQAFCQDDAVVLRPGEFYTDTVRVTVDARVDDPVLRIGNLFAVGLDGVSAARATAKQRPRVATKEQRRTFAEVDEGDNSTVFDVFVDLSAEPTTGPTGEPTPTATATPTVAPTGTPTASPTVAPTGQPTVAPTGQPTTAPGTGGDGGGSGSDDGGLPVTGVQAGLIGGIGLAVLAAGGALLLLARRRRVVLVTPGDETSTD
- a CDS encoding demethylmenaquinone methyltransferase encodes the protein MSRTPQGQRASLDKQPHEVAAMFDGVAARYDLTNTVLSFGQDRFWRRATRAALGLRPGERVLDVGAGTGVSTEELAHSGAYAVGADLSLGMLHAGKRSRPHVPLLAGDALRLPFADASFDAVTISFALRNVSDTDAALRELARVTRPGGRLVVCEFSTPVNPAFRTVYLSYLMRSLPAVARAVSSNPDAYVYLAESIRAWPDQRALAARVGAAGWGRVGWRNLTGGVVALHRATRD
- a CDS encoding geranylgeranyl reductase family protein, encoding MTAVENDADVIVVGAGPGGSATAYHLARHGVRVLLLEKTEFPREKVCGDGLTPRAVRQLIRMGVDTSPEAGWLQNKGLRVIGGGVRLELDWPDLASFPNYGLVRTRLDFDDLLAQRAVAAGAKLRTGVNVLGPVLDADDRVIGVQAEVGPDKEPASFHAPLVVAADGVSGRFPLALGLAKREDRPIGVAVRRYYKSPAKHDDDYLESWLELRAKGSDALLPGYGWIFGLGDGRVNVGLGVLNSSSAFGRTNYRRLLTDWLANTPEDWGMTDETNAEGPILGAALPMGFNRVPHYTRGVLLVGDSGGMVNPFNGEGIAYAMESGELAAEVAVQALARPAGPERERALMAYPQELKARFGGYYRLGGIFVKLIGRPEVMRMATKHGMPHPMLMRFVLKLLANLTDPRGGDAMDRVINAMTKAAPAV
- a CDS encoding NADH-quinone oxidoreductase subunit A — its product is MTLSPYAPIIGLFALAAAFALFSVAAARFAGPRRFNKAKLEAYECGIEPSPQPVGGGRFPIKFYLTAMLFIVFDIEIIFLYPWAVSFDALPIFGFVEMVLFIVAVFVAYAYVWRRGGLDWD
- a CDS encoding NuoB/complex I 20 kDa subunit family protein; amino-acid sequence: MGIEEKLPAGVLLTSVEKLVNWSRKSSVWGATFGLACCAIEMMAAGGPHYDMGRWGMEVFRASPRQADLMIVAGRVSQKMAPVLRQIYDQMAEPRWVISMGVCASSGGMFNNYAIVQGVDHVVPVDMYLPGCPPRPEMLIDAVLKLREKIMYEPLGANGRKMLEARKARGDVPVVPYGSMPSSYRNDKARRAEWTKAVREGREEQLRIENWMKAQNHLHPSGGIK
- a CDS encoding NADH-quinone oxidoreductase subunit C, giving the protein MTAPNDRNDNAGVPVPVTPAGASSTAPAEYPPASPAGRGMFGIQGSGDVSGFGGLVRQRKPIEETPRPYGGYFDEVRDALEEAYPQFGEAIEKVVVDRGELTLHVRPERIAEVCQVMRDDMALRFELCSSVSGVDYLGADERRLHVVYQLTSMTYRRRVRLEAAVSPDAPHLPSVTAVYPTADWQEREAYDMFGVVFDGHPNLTRILMPDDWEGHPQRKDYPLGGVPVEYKGAEIPPPDRRRSYQ
- a CDS encoding NADH-quinone oxidoreductase subunit D yields the protein MTTSNYATERETTEGKVFTVTGGDWDQVVSGTDPISDERIVVNMGPQHPSTHGVLRLILELEGETVREARSVVGYLHTGIEKNLEYRNWVQGSTFVTRMDYLSPIFNETAYALAVEKLLGITDDITERANTIRVLMMELNRISSHLVWLATTGMELGAINMMLYGFREREYILEIFEIITGLRMNHAYVRPGGVAQDVPDDAIVKIRKFLDLMPKKLKEYENLLSGQPIWLERTQHVAVLDVTGCLALGVTGPVLRSAGLAWDLRKTMPYCGYETYEFDVPTHTDGDVWGRYLVRLAEIRESLKLVEQALDRLRPGPVMVADKKIAWPAQLAIGVDGMGNSLEHVAKIMGQSMESLIHHFKLVTEGFRVPPGQVYVAVESPRGELGVHAVSDGGTRPYRVHYREPSFVNLQALPAMAEGGLIADVIAGGASLDPVMGGCDR